The genome window GCGTAGCCGGCCGTGGCCAGGAAGGCCCGCCGCGCCGACCCCGGTCGGGGCCGGAGGCCGAAGCCGAAGGTCAGGACCAGCGCCGCCACCACCACCAGGCCGTGGAGCCCGAAGAAGGCGAGGAACTCCCAGCGCGGGAAGCCCTGGCGGAGGTCGGGGGTGACCATCGCGAGGCCGCTGCCGGCCAAGGCCCAGAAGTAGAGCAGCTCCGCCGTTCGCCGGTCCAGCCTGATCAGGGAATAAACGGCGAGGAGCATGGCCAGGTCGCAGAGCTGGAGGGGCAGCACGTTCTGCAAGGTCAGCCAGCCCCCGGCGACGCCCATGGCCATCTCGAAGCCGATGATGGCGAGGAGGAGGGTGGCCAAGGCGTAGCGGAAGCCGCCGGCCAAGGCTCCCGAGGGGCGGGCCCGCACCCGCCGGGCCAGGACCAGGGCCAGAAGCACCGTCCCCAGGAGGACGGTGACGTGGGCGACGCCGAAGAGAACAAAAGGGGGGGCAGGGTCGGAGAACACGGCCGGGCGCCCGCCTCAGGCGGCGCGGTTCAAGTACTCGCGGAGCTCGATCAGGAGCTCCTCCGCGCCGGGATACCGCTCCCCGGGGTCCTTCTGGAGAAGGCGGAGGACGATGGTCTCGAGCTGCCGGGGCAGCCCCGGCACCACCACCGAGGGCGGGGTGGGCGCCTCCGACACGTGCTTGCGGAGGGTGGCGAACGGGGTGTCGCCCACGAAGGGCTTCTTACCGGTCAGGATCTCGTAGAAAACGATGCCCAGCGAGT of Vicinamibacteria bacterium contains these proteins:
- a CDS encoding TIGR02206 family membrane protein, whose translation is MFSDPAPPFVLFGVAHVTVLLGTVLLALVLARRVRARPSGALAGGFRYALATLLLAIIGFEMAMGVAGGWLTLQNVLPLQLCDLAMLLAVYSLIRLDRRTAELLYFWALAGSGLAMVTPDLRQGFPRWEFLAFFGLHGLVVVAALVLTFGFGLRPRPGSARRAFLATAGYAALVGGVNAMLGTNFMFLRARPATPTILDWFGPWPLYIVAAGALAFCLFWLLALPFRRPPAPPAASPPAPAPPYGGAGPATRT